Proteins encoded in a region of the Halioglobus maricola genome:
- a CDS encoding MarR family winged helix-turn-helix transcriptional regulator: MTTDIDPELIKDIKPEVIEASRADLMGGLLRAFTWMDQHLQKNLAARGWEALSRTESQIMVYIAQGTRSPVEIARALGLSPQAINQASKPLIKRGLITLEPDPVDGRRKLMCPAESGISIGIDAAEIITGMEQELEKRLGKKQLEVLRSCLADKWGDLPDTPPTKSNG, encoded by the coding sequence ATGACCACAGATATCGACCCAGAGCTTATTAAAGATATAAAGCCCGAGGTTATTGAAGCCTCTCGAGCAGATCTGATGGGGGGGTTATTACGAGCCTTCACCTGGATGGATCAGCACCTGCAGAAGAATCTCGCGGCCCGAGGCTGGGAAGCCCTCTCCCGCACCGAATCACAGATAATGGTCTATATCGCCCAGGGCACCAGAAGCCCTGTTGAGATTGCACGGGCCCTGGGCCTATCACCACAAGCGATCAATCAAGCCTCCAAGCCATTAATTAAGCGAGGTTTAATCACCCTGGAGCCCGACCCAGTGGATGGCCGCAGAAAGTTAATGTGTCCAGCCGAATCTGGCATCAGCATTGGCATAGATGCCGCTGAGATCATCACTGGAATGGAACAGGAGTTGGAAAAGCGATTGGGCAAAAAGCAACTAGAAGTACTTCGGAGTTGCCTTGCCGATAAATGGGGTGATCTTCCCGATACCCCTCCCACAAAATCAAACGGATAA